In Leptodactylus fuscus isolate aLepFus1 chromosome 2, aLepFus1.hap2, whole genome shotgun sequence, one genomic interval encodes:
- the CNR2 gene encoding cannabinoid receptor 2: MNQCGTDSNNSRCSTQGIDIQCYLILNSTTQKICIAIICIVMGVLCILENTLVLSMIFTSSHLRKKPSYLFISSLATADLLASLIFSYSFIDFHVFHGAGTPGVFLFKLGGVTLSFTASLGSLLLTAFDRYICIHKPSAYKVMVTRRRALLALTVMWISTAILSYLPLMGVNCCDLEVTCSELFPLIGNKYLSSWIVLVMILLSSIIFSYSHILWKANRHTNYMSKRNIQAEKGQARVRLDIMLAKTLVLVLIVLIVCWSPALILMLHSLIHPLDANIKAVFAFCSTLCLVNSMVNPMVYALRSRELRRRLIRILRKLKCLKKLSSSQQEIDEAERNKGCDVTCDDTICDTEVSI, translated from the coding sequence ATGAATCAATGTGGCACTGACTCCAATAATTCAAGATGTTCCACCCAAGGAATAGACATCCAGTGCTACTTAATCCTGAACAGCACCACACAGAAAATCTGTATTGCAATTATCTGCATTGTAATGGGAGTTCTGTGTATTCTGGAAAACACATTGGTTCTCTCCATGATTTTTACATCTTCCCATCTCAGAAAAAAACCTTCTTACCTGTTTATCAGCAGTCTGGCTACAGCAGATCTGCTAGCAAGTCTTATATTCTCCTACAGCTTCATTGATTTTCATGTGTTTCATGGTGCCGGTACTCCTGGAGTTTTTTTATTCAAACTTGGTGGCGTCACCTTGTCATTCACAGCATCACTTGGAAGTTTACTTCTGACAGCTTTTGATCGGTACATTTGTATTCATAAGCCATCGGCATACAAGGTAATGGTGACCAGGAGGCGAGCACTTCTGGCATTGACAGTAATGTGGATCAGTACCGCCATCCTCTCATATCTACCTCTCATGGGTGTTAACTGCTGTGACCTTGAAGTTACCTGCTCAGAGCTGTTTCCGCTGATTGGCAACAAATACTTGTCAAGTTGGATTGTATTAGTAATGATACTTCTCAGCTCTATAATATTCTCTTACAGCCATATTCTGTGGAAGGCAAACAGGCATACAAATTATATGAGCAAGCGTAATATACAAGCAGAGAAAGGACAAGCCCGCGTAAGACTGGACATCATGTTGGCCAAGACCCTAGTACTTGTATTAATTGTGCTTATCGTTTGCTGGAGCCCAGCTCTCATTCTCATGCTTCACAGTCTCATACACCCATTAGATGCAAACATTAAGGCTGTGTTTGCATTTTGTAGCACTCTTTGTTTGGTGAACTCCATGGTTAACCCAATGGTCTATGCCCTACGGAGCAGAGAGTTACGGCGCAGGTTAATCAGAATACTACGAAAGCTGAAATGTCTGAAAAAGCTCTCTAGTAGTCAGCAAGAAATAGATGAAGCAGAGAGGAACAagggctgtgatgtcacctgtgatGACACAATTTGTGATACTGAAGTCAGTATTTAA